In Leptodesmis sichuanensis A121, the following are encoded in one genomic region:
- a CDS encoding rhomboid family intramembrane serine protease: MTGRRPEPTIAQELKAHAMILGGLVAIAWGLELFDLFIFRQGLNPVSGLDQYGIVPRNLIGLRGILFAPFLHGNLAHLIGNTIPFLVLGWFVMLREISDFFVVTIISALVSGLGTWLFGAPGIHIGASGVIFGYLGYLLLRGYFERSAIAIAMSLFVCVLYGSLLLGLSPFQTGISWEGHLFGFLGGVLSARLLTNTSKHSPGG, from the coding sequence ATGACAGGTCGCAGACCCGAACCAACGATCGCTCAGGAACTGAAAGCCCATGCCATGATTTTGGGTGGGCTGGTAGCCATTGCCTGGGGATTGGAATTGTTTGATCTATTTATCTTTAGACAGGGGCTTAATCCGGTGAGCGGATTGGATCAATATGGGATTGTGCCCCGGAATTTGATTGGGCTACGGGGAATTCTGTTTGCCCCTTTTCTGCACGGAAATTTGGCCCATTTGATTGGCAATACGATTCCCTTCCTGGTGCTGGGCTGGTTTGTGATGCTGCGGGAAATTAGTGATTTCTTCGTAGTCACCATTATTTCTGCCCTGGTGAGTGGCTTGGGCACCTGGCTATTCGGTGCTCCTGGCATCCACATTGGAGCCAGTGGGGTGATTTTTGGCTATCTGGGTTATCTGCTGTTGCGGGGCTATTTTGAACGCAGCGCGATCGCGATCGCCATGTCGCTGTTTGTGTGCGTTCTGTACGGTAGTCTGTTGTTGGGGCTATCTCCCTTTCAAACCGGGATTTCCTGGGAAGGGCACCTGTTTGGCTTTTTGGGGGGTGTCCTGTCAGCCCGGTTATTAACGAATACCAGTAAACACTCCCCAGGAGGCTAA
- a CDS encoding SDR family oxidoreductase, whose product MTKAVILGCGYVGTEVARLWQPTLTVTATTTTPARVAELEAIAHRIVVLQGRDEAALRSLLQDQEIVLLSVGARYGNYTDTYLKTAETLVAALPRCPSVRQIIYTGSYAVYGDRGGAWVDETTPVAPANENGEVLAATEQVLLNAASERLKVCVFRLGGIYGPGRELVKIFGRVAGTTRPGTGEEAANWVHLDDIVGAIDFARQQGLSGIYNLVGTVPLTSKELLDQVCSTHHLPPVSWDPTQPSLRPYNAKVSNQKLRSAGYAFIHPEIQQF is encoded by the coding sequence TTGACGAAGGCAGTCATTTTAGGCTGTGGCTATGTGGGCACCGAGGTCGCCCGATTGTGGCAACCCACTCTGACTGTGACGGCCACAACCACAACTCCAGCACGAGTTGCGGAACTAGAAGCGATCGCCCATCGGATTGTGGTTTTGCAGGGGAGGGATGAAGCTGCACTGCGATCGCTTCTCCAAGATCAGGAGATTGTCTTGCTATCTGTGGGTGCCCGCTATGGCAACTATACCGATACTTACCTGAAAACGGCTGAAACGCTGGTCGCCGCTCTGCCCCGGTGCCCCTCCGTGCGTCAGATCATTTACACAGGCAGTTATGCGGTGTATGGCGATCGCGGCGGAGCCTGGGTGGATGAAACCACTCCGGTTGCGCCAGCAAACGAAAACGGTGAGGTGTTAGCGGCTACGGAACAGGTACTCCTGAATGCTGCCAGTGAGCGCTTGAAGGTTTGCGTCTTTCGCCTGGGAGGAATTTATGGCCCCGGTCGGGAACTGGTGAAAATTTTTGGCCGCGTTGCCGGAACTACCCGTCCCGGTACTGGCGAAGAGGCCGCTAACTGGGTCCACTTGGATGACATTGTGGGCGCGATCGACTTTGCCCGTCAGCAGGGTTTAAGTGGCATTTACAATCTCGTCGGCACTGTTCCCCTGACCAGTAAAGAATTGCTGGATCAGGTTTGCTCCACTCATCACCTGCCCCCCGTCTCCTGGGATCCTACTCAACCCAGCCTCCGTCCCTACAACGCCAAAGTGTCCAACCAGAAACTCAGATCCGCTGGCTATGCCTTCATCCATCCCGAAATTCAGCAATTCTAA
- the rfbB gene encoding dTDP-glucose 4,6-dehydratase, producing MTSVELQSLSKQRRLLVTGGAGFIGSNFAHYWCQHYPNDRVVVLDALTYAGNRRTLIPLDSHSNFRFVQGDICDRPLIDALLQEEAIDTVVHFAAESHVDRSILGPDAFVRTNVVGTFTLLEAFRQHWMSSDRPEDYRFHHVSTDEVYGSLGPHDPAFSETTPYAPNSPYSASKAGSDHLVRAYYHTYGMPTTITNCSNNYGPYHFPEKLIPLMCINILMGKPLPVYGDGQNVRDWLYVEDHCSAIDAVLRRGKVGETYNVGGNNEVKNIDLVQMLCALMNEMAPSLPVKPAESLITFVKDRPGHDRRYAINSSKLQTELGWTPSVTVQEGLRLTVQWFLSHEDWWRPLLSEEYQAYYNKVYA from the coding sequence ATGACCTCTGTAGAACTCCAATCCTTAAGCAAACAGCGCAGGCTACTCGTGACGGGTGGAGCCGGATTTATTGGTTCCAACTTTGCCCATTACTGGTGTCAGCATTATCCCAACGATCGCGTCGTTGTCCTGGATGCCCTGACCTATGCTGGAAATCGGCGCACACTGATTCCCCTAGATTCCCATTCCAATTTCAGATTTGTTCAAGGAGACATTTGCGATCGTCCTTTGATCGATGCCCTACTGCAAGAAGAGGCCATTGATACGGTAGTGCATTTTGCTGCGGAGTCTCACGTAGACCGCTCCATTCTTGGCCCCGATGCCTTTGTCAGAACCAATGTGGTGGGTACGTTTACGTTGCTGGAAGCCTTCCGTCAACATTGGATGTCCAGCGATCGTCCGGAGGATTATCGTTTCCACCATGTTTCCACCGATGAGGTGTATGGCAGCTTAGGACCCCATGATCCAGCTTTTTCTGAAACGACTCCCTATGCGCCTAACAGCCCCTACTCAGCCTCTAAAGCTGGCAGTGACCATTTGGTACGGGCTTATTACCACACCTACGGGATGCCCACGACGATAACCAACTGCTCTAATAACTATGGGCCTTACCACTTTCCAGAAAAGTTGATTCCCCTGATGTGCATTAACATCCTGATGGGTAAACCGCTCCCCGTTTATGGTGATGGTCAGAATGTACGGGACTGGCTATATGTCGAAGATCACTGTAGTGCGATCGATGCTGTACTGCGGCGGGGCAAGGTCGGTGAAACTTACAACGTTGGGGGCAACAACGAAGTTAAAAACATTGATCTGGTGCAAATGCTGTGTGCCTTGATGAACGAGATGGCTCCTAGCTTACCTGTGAAACCTGCAGAGAGCCTGATTACGTTTGTCAAAGATCGCCCAGGACACGATCGTCGCTATGCGATTAATTCTTCTAAGTTGCAAACGGAACTGGGCTGGACACCTTCCGTCACTGTACAAGAAGGCTTACGGCTGACCGTTCAATGGTTTTTGAGCCATGAGGACTGGTGGCGACCCTTGCTGTCTGAAGAGTATCAGGCTTACTACAACAAGGTATATGCTTAA